The genomic stretch AATCGCCCCATGTGTGCCGCATTAATACGGCAGTCTTTCCACAGTCCGGGCCAGGTGCTCCGGGCTCAGGTGACTGTAGATCATCGTGATCGAAATATCGGAGTGGCCCAGAATCGCTTGAATCGACCGCAAGTCCACACCAGCCATCGCGAGATGCGAGGCGAATGTGTGCCGCAACACGTGCAGGGAGACTCCGCCATCCAGACCTGCCCTTTTCACCGCCTGTCGAAACCGCCGCGCCAGCGTTCCGTAGCGAAGCGAGATCACATGATCTTCGCGCGACACGTTCTCAGGCAAGATACCCGTCAGAAGTGCGTGGAGCGCGTCGTTCAAAGGAATCATCCGCGACTTCCCGGACTTCGTGCGGTAATTGCCGTAACACTGCACGGTGATCACTCGGCGGTTCAGATCCACGTCTGCCCATCGCAGGTTCACCAGCTCGTTGCGGCGCATACCAGTCCAGAGGGCCACGTTGATTGCGTTCAACAGAGGAGCGTCCTGCTGAGCAGCACCTCTCAACCGCTCGATCTCGCTCGCACTAAGGAACCGCGGGTGCAGATCATGCGGAACTCGATTCAGCTTGACTCGTGTCGCGGGGTTAATCGAAACATAG from bacterium encodes the following:
- a CDS encoding tyrosine-type recombinase/integrase, which encodes MRLRAFARDYLEYSRATKALKTCQADASALKDFTRVVGNLEVKAIRREHFEQFRLVRLQQIKPTSVNIALRHLRAAFSWAADRGYVSINPATRVKLNRVPHDLHPRFLSASEIERLRGAAQQDAPLLNAINVALWTGMRRNELVNLRWADVDLNRRVITVQCYGNYRTKSGKSRMIPLNDALHALLTGILPENVSREDHVISLRYGTLARRFRQAVKRAGLDGGVSLHVLRHTFASHLAMAGVDLRSIQAILGHSDISITMIYSHLSPEHLARTVERLPY